The Nothobranchius furzeri strain GRZ-AD chromosome 6, NfurGRZ-RIMD1, whole genome shotgun sequence genome includes a region encoding these proteins:
- the LOC139070501 gene encoding uncharacterized protein isoform X1 — translation MHYKRMPLGMKLRTHTEGKQTKKKTLRLIKWLQKKHLLKKKLRCPVCHHKMKMISVVKKDQFMWCCKRASHRKVSRTIRTGSLFEKSKSSLFSWMKFIYRFSQGLRLRQIDMIDDDVAGSSKTLSAMAKRIRQVCISAMERHGVNKGHCLGGHKEFVVMDESCLRHQRKYARGRFGNAWKRKKWVFGLMGVKDKRRRLVLKLVEKRTRRHLVPLIRQHVKSGSAIISDEWRAYKNVLTNMGYKHYTVNHSRWFVDPHSGSHTQHIERAWMTIKGHIRRLRGNRTEMLLEEHLKVLEWSSWLGSKHPDGPLGRLFKDIWKSFPV, via the exons ATGCACTATAAGAG AATGCCTCTTGGGATGAAGTTGCGCACTCATACAGagggaaaacaaactaaaaagaagACTCTGAGGCTGATTAAATGGCTGCAAAAGAAACACCTTCTAAAGAAGAAGCTGAGATGCCCTGTTTGCCACCATAAGATGAAAATGATATCTGTGGTGAAGAAAGACCAATTTATGTG GTGCTGCAAAAGAGCAAGTCATAGAAAAGTCTCCAGAACAATTAGAACTGGCTCCCTCTTTGAGAAATCAAAATCTTCTCTTTTCAGTTGGATGAAGTTCATCTACAG ATTTTCACAAGGGCTCAGGCTCAGGCAGATAGATATGATTGATGATGATGTGGCTGGCAGCTCCAAAACATTAAGTGCCATGGCAAAGCGTATTCGACAAGTCTGCATCAGTGCAATGGAAAGACACGGAGTAAATAAAGGGCACTGTCTTGGTGGTCACAAAGAATTTGTGGTTATGGATGAAAGCTGTCTCCGTCATCAGCGAAAG tatGCACGTGGACGCTTCGGAAATGCTTGGAAAAGAAAGAAATGGGTCTTTGGACTGATGGGAGTGAAAGACAAAAGGCGAAGGCTCGTGTTAAAACTTGTAGAGAAACGAACAAGGCGTCACCTTGTTCCTCTGATCAGACAGCATGTTAAGTCAGGTAGTGCCATTATCAGTGATGAGTGGAGAGCCTACAAGAATGTCTTGACAAACATGGGGTACAAACATTACACAGTAAATCACAGCAGGTGGTTTGTTGATCCTCACTCGGGCAGTCATACACAACATATTGAAAGAGCTTGGATGACAATTAAAGGACATATTCGCAGACTAAGAGGAAATCGTACAGAGATGTTGTTGGAGGAACATCTTAAAGTTCTCGAATGGTCATCTTGGCTTGGTTCAAAACATCCTGATGGACCACTGGGACGCTTATTCAAGGACATATGGAAATCATTCCCAGTTTAA
- the LOC139070501 gene encoding uncharacterized protein isoform X2 translates to MHYKRMPLGMKLRTHTEGKQTKKKTLRLIKWLQKKHLLKKKLRCPVCHHKMKMISVVKKDQFMWCCKRASHRKVSRTIRTGSLFEKSKSSLFSWMKFIYRFSQGLRLRQIDMIDDDVAGSSKTLSAMAKRIRQVCISAMERHGYARGRFGNAWKRKKWVFGLMGVKDKRRRLVLKLVEKRTRRHLVPLIRQHVKSGSAIISDEWRAYKNVLTNMGYKHYTVNHSRWFVDPHSGSHTQHIERAWMTIKGHIRRLRGNRTEMLLEEHLKVLEWSSWLGSKHPDGPLGRLFKDIWKSFPV, encoded by the exons ATGCACTATAAGAG AATGCCTCTTGGGATGAAGTTGCGCACTCATACAGagggaaaacaaactaaaaagaagACTCTGAGGCTGATTAAATGGCTGCAAAAGAAACACCTTCTAAAGAAGAAGCTGAGATGCCCTGTTTGCCACCATAAGATGAAAATGATATCTGTGGTGAAGAAAGACCAATTTATGTG GTGCTGCAAAAGAGCAAGTCATAGAAAAGTCTCCAGAACAATTAGAACTGGCTCCCTCTTTGAGAAATCAAAATCTTCTCTTTTCAGTTGGATGAAGTTCATCTACAG ATTTTCACAAGGGCTCAGGCTCAGGCAGATAGATATGATTGATGATGATGTGGCTGGCAGCTCCAAAACATTAAGTGCCATGGCAAAGCGTATTCGACAAGTCTGCATCAGTGCAATGGAAAGACACGGA tatGCACGTGGACGCTTCGGAAATGCTTGGAAAAGAAAGAAATGGGTCTTTGGACTGATGGGAGTGAAAGACAAAAGGCGAAGGCTCGTGTTAAAACTTGTAGAGAAACGAACAAGGCGTCACCTTGTTCCTCTGATCAGACAGCATGTTAAGTCAGGTAGTGCCATTATCAGTGATGAGTGGAGAGCCTACAAGAATGTCTTGACAAACATGGGGTACAAACATTACACAGTAAATCACAGCAGGTGGTTTGTTGATCCTCACTCGGGCAGTCATACACAACATATTGAAAGAGCTTGGATGACAATTAAAGGACATATTCGCAGACTAAGAGGAAATCGTACAGAGATGTTGTTGGAGGAACATCTTAAAGTTCTCGAATGGTCATCTTGGCTTGGTTCAAAACATCCTGATGGACCACTGGGACGCTTATTCAAGGACATATGGAAATCATTCCCAGTTTAA
- the LOC129160561 gene encoding coiled-coil domain-containing protein 106-like, whose protein sequence is MDGPEEKDSCSTATPAVSTRSKKNKKQRLDNVNTKPTLSTEKRDDTSSGLAPTATVLLNKERQEVAFLKEKLEWQKMRIEELEGERDFLRSQLSSLSTQPKDEPLNDTFFNNPSENLDSSSTSSSASSEWSSSSSSSPPKKQKRKFKNKHSKAKKYKKEEKKFRQRVRTPSEIVQRYKSLLKTFPKMKTLSKAFQKHGIDRNTVVSTASVAELAIAAPLVYQELISNKPSGETVLHFAKRCEEEIQSNDEVKNKIESMKADGTLLPIRRGKSV, encoded by the exons ATGGATGGACCTGAAGAGAAAGATTCCTGTTCCACTGCGACACCTGCGGTCAGCACGcgttcaaagaaaaacaaaaagcagcGACTGGATAACGTTAACACTAAACCAACGCTGTCAACAGAGAAACGTGATG ATACTTCTTCTGGCCTTGCCCCTACTGCAACTGTGCTTCTTAATAAGGAGAGACAGGAAGTTGCTTTTCTTAAGGAGAAGCTGGAGTGGCAAAAGATGAGAATTGAAGAACTGGAAGGAGAGAGGGATTTCCTCCGAAGTCAGCTATCATCTCTGTCAA CGCAACCTAAAGACGAACCATTAAATGATACGTTTTTCAACAATCCTTCTGAAAACTTGGATTCATCTTCCACATCTTCATCTGCATCATCTGAGtggtcatcctcatcctcatcttcacCCCCAAAGAAGCAAAAGCGCAAATTCAAAAACAAGCATTCAAAAGCCAAGAAATACAAGAAGGAGGAAAAGAAGTTCCGGCAGCGTG TCCGAACACCAAGTGAGATTGTGCAGAGATACAAGTCCCTCCTCAAGACATTTCCAAAGATGAAGACCTTGTCCAAAGCTTTTCAGAAGCATGGGATTGACAGAAACACAGTTGTGTCCACGGCATCAGTTGCTGAGCTCGCTATCGCAGCTCCTCTTGTTTACCAGGAGCTGATCTCCAACAAGCCCAGTGGAGAGACGGTACTCCATTTTGCTAAGCGATGTGAGGAAGAGATTCAAAGCAATGATGAAGTGAAAAACAAAATAGAAAGCATGAAGGCTGATGGTACTTTGCTTCCAATTCGAAGAGGCAAGTCTGTCTGA